One segment of Streptomyces roseifaciens DNA contains the following:
- a CDS encoding chaplin has protein sequence MSRIVKTAALTATVGAALAGLAGHALADAGAKGVAAGSPGVISGNVIQVPIHVPINLCGNTINIVGLLNPASGNTCVNASGGHGGYGHGGYGH, from the coding sequence ATGTCACGAATCGTCAAAACGGCTGCCCTGACCGCCACCGTCGGTGCGGCGCTCGCGGGTCTCGCCGGCCACGCGCTCGCCGACGCGGGCGCCAAGGGCGTGGCCGCCGGTTCCCCGGGCGTCATCTCGGGCAACGTCATCCAGGTCCCGATCCACGTCCCGATCAACCTCTGCGGCAACACGATCAACATCGTCGGACTGCTGAACCCCGCCTCCGGCAACACCTGCGTCAACGCCTCCGGTGGGCACGGCGGGTACGGGCACGGCGGGTACGGACACTAG
- a CDS encoding methylated-DNA--[protein]-cysteine S-methyltransferase encodes MTDRTHTLMDSPYGPLTLVATGGRLSGLYMEGQRHRPPQETFGDPDPAPFARVREQLEEYFAGSRTGFDLPLALAGTDFQRTVWNALLEIPYGETVSYGLLAARIGRPSAARAVGLANGKNPVGIIVPCHRVVGATGALTGYGGGLPRKRRLLDFERAGIMTS; translated from the coding sequence ATGACCGACCGCACCCACACCCTGATGGACAGCCCGTACGGCCCCCTGACCCTGGTGGCCACCGGCGGCAGGCTCTCGGGCCTCTACATGGAGGGCCAGCGCCACCGGCCGCCCCAGGAGACCTTCGGCGACCCCGACCCGGCCCCCTTCGCCCGCGTACGCGAACAGCTGGAGGAGTACTTCGCCGGCAGCCGCACCGGGTTCGACCTCCCCCTCGCCCTGGCCGGGACCGACTTCCAGCGCACCGTCTGGAACGCCCTCCTGGAGATCCCGTACGGCGAAACCGTCTCCTACGGCCTGCTGGCCGCCCGCATCGGCCGCCCGTCCGCGGCCCGGGCCGTGGGCCTGGCCAACGGCAAGAACCCCGTCGGCATCATCGTCCCCTGCCACCGCGTCGTGGGCGCGACCGGCGCCCTCACCGGCTACGGCGGGGGCCTCCCGCGCAAACGGCGTCTGCTCGATTTCGAACGAGCAGGCATCATGACGTCGTGA
- a CDS encoding AlkA N-terminal domain-containing protein: MHNDVDRCVRAVQSKDARFDGWFFTAVTTTRIYCRPSCPVVPPKPQNMTFYPSAAAAQQAGFRACKRCRPDASPGSPRWNERADLAARAMRLIADGVVDREGVPGLGARLGYSTRQIERQLVAELGAGPLALARAQRAQTARLLIETTPLPMGEVAFAAGFASIRAFNDTVREVFGLSPSELRARAAGRARPAPATTGTVSLRLPYRAPLFPDNLFGHLAATGVPGTEEWREGAYRCTMRLPNGHGIATLRPADGHIGCRLALTDLRDLAAAVSRCRRLLDLDADPEAVDGLLAGDPLLAPLVGRAPGRRVPHTVDPAEFALRAVLGQQVSTASARTLAARLVTAHGTPVEDPEGGLTHLFPAPADLAALDPETLAMPGTRRRTFTALTAALASAELDLGPGSDWQRAREQLAALPGIGPWTVETIAMRALGDPDAFVATDLGVRLAAGALGLPATPAALTRSSRAWQPWRAYAVQHLWATGDHAINRLPA; encoded by the coding sequence ATGCACAACGACGTGGACCGGTGCGTCCGGGCCGTACAGTCCAAGGACGCCCGCTTCGACGGGTGGTTCTTCACCGCGGTGACGACCACGCGGATCTACTGCAGGCCGAGCTGCCCCGTGGTGCCGCCCAAGCCGCAGAACATGACCTTCTACCCGAGCGCGGCCGCCGCGCAGCAGGCCGGCTTCCGCGCCTGCAAGCGCTGCCGCCCCGACGCGAGCCCGGGCTCGCCGCGCTGGAACGAGCGGGCCGACCTGGCCGCCAGGGCCATGCGCCTGATCGCCGACGGGGTCGTGGACCGCGAAGGGGTGCCCGGCCTCGGGGCGCGGCTGGGGTACAGCACCCGCCAGATCGAGCGGCAGCTCGTCGCCGAGCTGGGCGCCGGCCCGCTCGCCCTGGCCCGCGCCCAGCGGGCGCAGACGGCACGGCTGCTGATCGAGACGACGCCGCTGCCGATGGGGGAGGTGGCCTTCGCCGCCGGCTTCGCCAGCATCCGCGCCTTCAACGACACCGTGCGGGAGGTCTTCGGGCTCTCCCCGAGCGAGCTGCGGGCCCGCGCCGCCGGCCGCGCCCGCCCGGCGCCCGCGACGACCGGCACGGTCTCCCTGCGGCTGCCGTACCGCGCGCCGCTCTTCCCGGACAACCTGTTCGGGCACCTGGCGGCCACCGGGGTGCCGGGCACCGAGGAGTGGCGGGAGGGCGCCTACCGCTGCACGATGCGGCTGCCGAACGGGCACGGCATCGCCACCCTCCGCCCGGCGGACGGGCACATCGGCTGCCGGCTGGCCCTGACCGACCTGCGTGACCTGGCCGCCGCGGTCAGCCGCTGCCGCCGCCTCCTGGACCTCGACGCCGACCCCGAGGCCGTCGACGGCCTCCTCGCCGGGGACCCGCTGCTCGCCCCGCTCGTCGGGCGCGCCCCGGGCCGCAGGGTGCCGCACACCGTGGACCCCGCGGAGTTCGCCCTGCGCGCGGTGCTCGGCCAGCAGGTGTCCACGGCGTCGGCCCGTACCCTCGCCGCCCGCCTGGTGACCGCCCACGGCACGCCCGTCGAGGACCCGGAGGGCGGCCTGACCCACCTGTTCCCCGCGCCCGCGGACCTGGCCGCACTCGACCCGGAGACGCTCGCCATGCCCGGCACCCGCCGCCGGACGTTCACCGCCCTCACCGCCGCCCTGGCCTCCGCGGAGCTCGACCTCGGCCCCGGCAGCGACTGGCAGCGGGCCCGCGAGCAGCTCGCCGCACTGCCCGGGATCGGCCCCTGGACCGTCGAGACGATCGCCATGCGCGCCCTCGGCGACCCGGACGCCTTCGTCGCCACCGACCTCGGCGTCCGCCTGGCCGCCGGCGCCCTGGGGCTGCCCGCCACCCCCGCGGCCCTCACCCGCAGCTCCCGGGCCTGGCAGCCGTGGCGCGCGTACGCCGTCCAGCACCTGTGGGCGACCGGCGACCACGCCATCAACCGCCTTCCGGCCTGA
- a CDS encoding polyprenyl synthetase family protein: MTTQPQLPRAVAPREPVPQLQRAGMLDRVEKRLRGLLNDEHRRWRTADARGAGIVESLAELVAVGADRVRPVILLTGYLAAGGDPEAPEAVEAAAALELLDTCTLIRSDVRDNAALRRGIPTLHVSRAAEHERNGWAGEPRRFGESTATLAGDLSLSLGDRLPARLPAAAWQIWDDMRTERVIGTYAHEAMAAEYLDDPWPGRCISGCDRGCTAGWYALRHPLRLGAALAGRSDLDTAYDAYARSLHAAWRLRGFLDGGPEYDWDAELLREILLEREERGIAERLIRELVDRASRTAASSRLADGWCEELTAFAVRMAAERG; encoded by the coding sequence ATGACGACGCAACCCCAGCTGCCCCGCGCGGTGGCGCCCCGGGAGCCGGTTCCCCAGCTCCAGCGCGCCGGGATGCTCGACCGGGTCGAGAAACGGCTGCGCGGCCTCCTCAACGACGAGCACCGGCGCTGGCGCACCGCCGACGCGCGGGGCGCCGGCATCGTGGAGTCCCTCGCCGAACTCGTCGCCGTGGGGGCCGACCGGGTCCGCCCGGTCATCCTCCTCACCGGCTATCTGGCGGCGGGCGGCGACCCGGAGGCGCCCGAGGCCGTCGAGGCCGCCGCCGCCCTCGAACTCCTCGACACCTGCACCCTCATCCGCAGCGACGTGCGCGACAACGCCGCCCTGCGCCGCGGCATCCCCACGCTGCACGTCAGCCGCGCCGCCGAGCACGAGCGCAACGGCTGGGCCGGCGAGCCCCGGCGCTTCGGCGAGTCCACCGCCACCCTGGCCGGCGACCTCTCCCTCTCGCTCGGCGACCGGCTCCCCGCCCGCCTGCCCGCCGCCGCGTGGCAGATCTGGGACGACATGCGCACCGAGCGCGTGATCGGCACCTACGCACACGAGGCGATGGCCGCCGAATACCTCGACGACCCGTGGCCCGGGCGGTGCATATCGGGCTGCGACCGGGGCTGCACGGCGGGCTGGTACGCCCTGCGGCACCCCCTCCGGCTGGGCGCGGCGCTCGCCGGCCGGAGCGACCTCGACACCGCCTACGACGCCTACGCCCGCTCGCTGCACGCCGCGTGGCGGCTGCGCGGCTTCCTCGACGGCGGCCCCGAGTACGACTGGGACGCGGAGCTGCTGCGGGAGATCCTCCTGGAGCGCGAGGAGCGCGGCATCGCCGAGCGCCTCATCCGCGAGCTGGTGGACCGGGCGTCGCGGACCGCGGCCTCCTCGCGGCTGGCCGACGGGTGGTGCGAGGAGCTGACGGCCTTCGCGGTGCGGATGGCGGCGGAGCGGGGGTAG
- a CDS encoding DUF5937 family protein, which produces MSINIAGLPRERIVFETSPLGELCLALHALAEPGHHPGLTGWVTATAAALRPDLADRLQEADFLWRTTFSDLFMPFAGLRGGAVSPGATLADELDLLDRLDDEQFVTTALEFSCLALYNEGGPSALTDRAARTRALEQAAARGPRQVEFTERLLKDPASVRAWVRRLFEDCDDAFFADIWQRIEPRLAADARHKTELLRRKGLREALADVSPALVLEDGGTRIRVDKLAEGRTTALDPAVGPGLTFVPSHFGWPHLMVLHRPAWRPVVHYPVGSHELPAPTSVDLLKLRLEALAHPVRMQVCRSTARTAHTTGELAGVLGLSAPEVSRHLSVLKKAGLITARRRGRYVLYQLDVRAVARLSSDFLEGILR; this is translated from the coding sequence GTGAGCATAAACATCGCAGGGCTGCCTCGGGAACGGATCGTCTTCGAGACCTCGCCGCTGGGCGAGTTGTGCCTCGCCCTGCACGCGCTGGCCGAGCCCGGCCACCACCCGGGGCTGACGGGCTGGGTCACGGCGACGGCCGCCGCGCTCCGGCCGGACCTCGCCGACCGCCTGCAGGAGGCCGACTTCCTGTGGCGCACCACGTTCTCCGACCTCTTCATGCCCTTCGCCGGGCTGCGCGGCGGCGCCGTCAGCCCGGGGGCCACCCTGGCCGACGAACTGGACCTGCTGGACCGGCTGGACGACGAGCAGTTCGTCACCACCGCCCTGGAGTTCTCCTGCCTCGCCCTCTACAACGAGGGCGGCCCCTCGGCGCTCACCGACCGGGCCGCGCGCACCCGCGCCCTGGAGCAGGCCGCCGCCCGCGGCCCCCGGCAGGTGGAGTTCACCGAGCGCCTGCTGAAGGACCCCGCCTCCGTACGGGCCTGGGTGCGGCGGCTGTTCGAGGACTGCGACGACGCGTTCTTCGCGGACATCTGGCAGCGGATCGAGCCCCGCCTGGCCGCCGACGCCCGGCACAAGACGGAGCTGCTGCGCCGCAAGGGGCTGCGCGAGGCCCTGGCCGACGTCTCCCCGGCCCTGGTCCTGGAGGACGGCGGCACCCGCATCAGGGTCGACAAGCTCGCCGAGGGAAGGACCACGGCGCTGGATCCCGCCGTGGGGCCCGGCCTGACGTTCGTGCCCTCGCACTTCGGCTGGCCGCACCTGATGGTCCTGCACCGGCCCGCGTGGCGCCCGGTCGTCCACTACCCGGTCGGTTCGCACGAACTGCCCGCGCCCACCTCGGTCGACCTGCTCAAGCTGCGCCTGGAAGCGCTGGCCCACCCCGTGCGGATGCAGGTGTGCCGCAGCACGGCCCGCACCGCGCACACGACGGGGGAGCTGGCCGGCGTCCTGGGCCTCAGCGCGCCGGAGGTCTCCCGGCACCTGTCGGTGCTGAAGAAGGCCGGGCTGATCACCGCCCGCCGCCGGGGCCGCTACGTCCTCTACCAGCTGGACGTCAGGGCGGTGGCGCGCCTCAGCAGCGACTTCCTGGAGGGAATCCTGCGCTGA